A stretch of the Nosocomiicoccus ampullae genome encodes the following:
- a CDS encoding transglycosylase domain-containing protein yields the protein MNNPLSRNKRNNKSKKTLWKRLALLFILACVSMFVLGIVVFAYFASTAPAFSIEKLKDPIPSRVFDKNDELVTTIYQGIEREYIDIDDTPEHMTDAVLAVEDNRFYEHGAIDFKRLGGAVVKNVTGGFGSQGASTITQQVVKRAFLTEEKTIKRKAQEAYLSYRLEQEYSKDDILEMYLNKIYYSDGIYGVRTASLYYFDKELEDLNLKEAAYLAGLPNLPNVYNLYVDAESGNKRANQVLSLMLHHGRITEDEYNEAVNTDLTTNLIARSEEERASTEPKDPEFAAYVNIIKTQLEESDEFNNIEISELLSSGIDIYTNMDANIQRTLQDTVDDKEFFYGDKFKSDDFNIASSILDTNSGALIAISGGRDYQEVVKENLAITQHNTGSTMKPILAYGPAIENMKLPTNYTVQDEMSYSPKNFDGQIYNYDKQGHGTVTIRDALRQSFNVPAVKVFEQVEDESSGSAEDFSKGLGLDYSKKLDGDYSISFNDVLGGNESRFSPLQMAQAYAAFGNGGTFNEASAVRYVINSENEKIDMDYETHKAMEDYTAFMITDMLKDTFDPYGSADYIKMDGLNIAAKTGTTSYSDNVLDEYNLPSNAAKDAWIVGYTPEYTMSVWTGFTSTKKDGVTSFIGNEEHITPQWFFQDVMNQISTFNGQDFTKPDSVNWINGNELAVKDSSFFFNNNSNNNNNNDTNNDSNNNSNQKVRRYYYTTPSEDDSEENTQSEESKESEDNKESQERQETETTNPVETPSESENSNTNQDTTPSESGGETNTPPPSNNSDDNSNN from the coding sequence ATGAATAATCCTTTATCGAGAAATAAAAGGAATAATAAATCTAAAAAAACGTTATGGAAACGTCTTGCGTTATTATTTATATTAGCGTGTGTTTCGATGTTTGTGCTTGGAATTGTTGTATTTGCATATTTCGCTTCAACTGCCCCAGCATTTAGTATTGAAAAATTAAAAGACCCAATTCCTTCTCGAGTTTTCGATAAAAATGACGAGCTTGTCACGACAATTTATCAAGGAATTGAACGAGAATATATCGATATTGATGACACACCTGAACATATGACTGATGCTGTACTTGCTGTAGAAGATAATAGATTCTATGAGCACGGTGCGATTGACTTTAAACGTCTTGGAGGTGCTGTAGTTAAAAATGTTACAGGAGGATTTGGATCTCAAGGGGCTTCCACAATCACTCAACAAGTCGTTAAACGTGCATTTTTAACAGAAGAAAAAACAATTAAACGTAAAGCACAAGAAGCATATTTATCATATCGTTTAGAACAAGAATATTCTAAAGATGACATTTTAGAAATGTATTTAAATAAAATTTACTATTCTGACGGTATATACGGTGTACGTACAGCAAGTTTATATTATTTTGATAAAGAGCTTGAAGATTTAAACTTAAAAGAAGCGGCATACTTAGCAGGTCTACCGAACTTGCCAAACGTTTATAACTTATATGTAGATGCTGAATCGGGTAATAAGCGTGCGAACCAAGTGCTTTCATTGATGCTTCATCACGGTAGAATTACTGAAGATGAATACAATGAAGCGGTAAACACTGATTTAACTACGAACTTAATTGCGAGATCAGAAGAAGAACGTGCATCAACGGAACCAAAAGATCCTGAATTTGCTGCATACGTCAACATTATTAAAACTCAGCTTGAGGAATCAGATGAATTTAATAACATCGAAATATCTGAGTTACTTTCATCTGGTATCGATATATATACTAATATGGACGCTAATATCCAGCGTACATTACAAGATACAGTTGATGACAAAGAGTTTTTCTACGGTGATAAGTTTAAGAGTGATGATTTTAATATCGCATCGTCAATACTTGATACAAATAGTGGCGCATTAATTGCGATTAGTGGTGGTAGAGATTATCAAGAGGTAGTGAAAGAAAATCTTGCGATTACTCAACATAACACTGGTTCTACAATGAAGCCTATACTTGCATATGGACCTGCGATAGAAAATATGAAATTACCTACAAATTATACTGTTCAAGATGAAATGTCTTATTCACCGAAAAATTTCGATGGTCAAATTTACAACTATGATAAACAAGGTCACGGAACGGTGACAATTAGAGATGCCCTAAGACAAAGCTTTAACGTACCTGCTGTAAAAGTATTTGAACAAGTAGAAGATGAATCAAGCGGATCTGCTGAAGATTTCTCGAAAGGTTTAGGACTCGATTACTCTAAAAAGCTAGACGGAGATTATTCAATATCATTTAACGATGTACTTGGTGGTAATGAATCAAGATTTAGCCCTCTCCAAATGGCACAAGCATACGCAGCATTTGGTAACGGTGGTACATTTAATGAAGCTAGCGCAGTTCGATATGTAATTAACTCTGAGAACGAAAAGATTGATATGGACTATGAAACTCATAAAGCGATGGAAGATTATACAGCATTTATGATTACAGATATGTTAAAAGATACATTTGATCCATATGGTAGTGCCGATTATATAAAAATGGATGGTTTAAATATCGCAGCGAAAACTGGTACAACGTCTTATTCAGACAATGTATTGGATGAATATAATTTACCAAGTAACGCAGCAAAAGATGCTTGGATTGTTGGCTATACTCCAGAATATACGATGAGTGTATGGACAGGGTTTACAAGTACTAAAAAAGACGGTGTCACTTCATTTATTGGTAATGAAGAACATATTACACCGCAGTGGTTCTTCCAAGATGTAATGAATCAAATTAGTACATTTAATGGTCAAGACTTTACAAAGCCAGACAGTGTGAATTGGATAAACGGAAATGAACTTGCTGTAAAGGATAGTTCTTTCTTCTTTAATAATAACTCAAATAATAACAATAATAATGATACTAATAATGATTCAAATAATAACAGTAATCAAAAAGTACGTAGATATTACTATACAACACCTAGTGAAGATGACTCAGAAGAAAACACTCAATCTGAAGAAAGTAAGGAGTCAGAGGATAATAAAGAATCACAAGAAAGACAAGAAACTGAAACGACAAATCCAGTAGAAACACCTTCAGAAAGTGAAAATTCTAATACGAATCAAGACACAACACCAAGTGAATCTGGTGGAGAAACAAATACTCCTCCACCATCAAATAATTCAGATGATAATTCAAATAATTAA
- the recU gene encoding Holliday junction resolvase RecU: MINLKYPAGIQKSNVTSNHRKKKVQYGHRGMTLEKDIDTTNKYYLNTNRAIIHKKPTPITVVNVDYPSRKKAKITEAYYKTPSTSDYNGIYRGRYIDFEVKETRNPTRFPFINIHEHQVEHMRECHKQGGIVFIIMRFHVHDEVFLYPIERFLVHWDNFKNKDGRKSIRYDDVKKESYQIPEKYNPRFDYLKTVDEIYFGER; the protein is encoded by the coding sequence ATGATTAATTTGAAGTATCCTGCTGGTATTCAAAAAAGTAATGTCACTAGTAATCATAGAAAGAAGAAAGTACAATATGGCCATCGAGGAATGACGCTTGAAAAGGATATCGATACGACAAATAAGTATTATTTAAATACAAATCGTGCGATTATCCATAAAAAACCAACACCTATCACAGTTGTGAATGTAGATTATCCATCGAGAAAAAAGGCTAAAATAACAGAGGCTTATTATAAAACACCTTCAACAAGTGACTATAACGGTATTTATAGAGGGAGATATATCGACTTTGAAGTAAAAGAAACGAGAAATCCGACAAGGTTTCCTTTTATCAATATACATGAACACCAAGTTGAGCATATGAGAGAATGTCACAAGCAAGGTGGCATTGTTTTTATTATTATGAGATTTCACGTACACGATGAAGTCTTTTTATATCCGATTGAACGATTTTTAGTCCACTGGGATAATTTTAAAAACAAAGATGGAAGAAAATCGATTCGATATGACGATGTAAAAAAAGAAAGCTATCAAATCCCCGAGAAATATAATCCGAGATTTGATTACTTAAAAACTGTAGATGAAATTTATTTTGGAGAGAGGTAA
- a CDS encoding SLOG family protein, giving the protein MRVLIIGYKNYELGIFNHKQEEVTVLKSFLKMKIIEYIENGAEWFIVQNYPGIDMYAGEVLKDLKEIYDFKYIVLKPFYNYDERFKDEDKLILQEIENEAEFSSYIFKRPYENPSMFKEINRFLTDNSSHALIFYDEESESNLKYIYRHLLEKSSKSDYNIERIQFDDLNDFISYQYDN; this is encoded by the coding sequence ATGAGAGTTTTAATTATAGGATATAAAAATTATGAACTCGGTATATTTAACCATAAACAAGAAGAAGTGACTGTTTTAAAATCATTTTTAAAAATGAAAATCATCGAATATATAGAAAATGGGGCAGAATGGTTTATCGTCCAAAATTATCCTGGCATAGATATGTACGCAGGCGAAGTATTAAAAGACTTAAAAGAAATTTATGATTTTAAATATATTGTCTTGAAGCCTTTTTATAACTATGATGAGCGATTTAAAGATGAAGATAAACTCATCTTACAAGAAATCGAAAATGAGGCGGAATTTTCATCATACATTTTTAAACGTCCTTATGAAAATCCAAGTATGTTTAAAGAAATCAATCGCTTTTTAACAGATAACAGTTCACATGCATTAATATTTTATGATGAAGAGTCTGAATCTAACTTAAAGTATATATATCGTCATTTACTTGAAAAGAGTAGCAAATCTGATTATAATATTGAAAGAATTCAATTTGACGATTTAAATGATTTTATTAGTTACCAATATGACAACTAA
- the gpsB gene encoding cell division regulator GpsB — protein sequence MSEYSLNLSAKDIFEKEFEKTIRGYQPIEVDTFLDDVIADYQRMADMNKNLQKLEEENKRLKKEVEELRIRVATRSRGDVSDSQNQHIDILKRLSNLEKKVFGHTK from the coding sequence ATGAGCGAATATTCTCTTAACTTGTCTGCTAAAGATATTTTTGAGAAAGAGTTTGAAAAAACAATTAGAGGTTATCAACCAATTGAAGTTGATACTTTTTTAGATGATGTCATAGCTGATTATCAGCGTATGGCAGATATGAACAAAAACTTACAAAAGCTTGAAGAAGAAAACAAACGTTTAAAAAAAGAAGTCGAAGAGTTAAGAATCCGAGTGGCAACACGTTCTCGTGGTGATGTGTCTGACAGTCAGAATCAACATATCGATATTTTAAAACGTCTTTCTAATTTAGAGAAAAAAGTATTTGGTCATACTAAATAA
- a CDS encoding THUMP domain-containing class I SAM-dependent RNA methyltransferase: MKFSFLANTPMGLERVVANEIEALGYKTTLENGRVFFTGDEKTIVETNLKLRTAERIRIIIGDFNVTTFDGLFEAVKELPWSDILGPDADFPVTGKSHKSTLYSVPDVQRITKKAIVEHLKEAFKLDGKLPETGARYKVDINILKDRALLTIDTSGDGLHKRGYRVSQGEAPIKETLAAAMLQLANYTGSNPLVDPFCGSGTIAIEAAMIAKNIAPGSNRTFDAENWDIIPEDMWTSLRNKYEEEALYDKDVEVYASDIDGKMIEVAKENAEEVGLLEEIKFTVQDVHDLNDIKDHTQIVTNPPYGERIGEAKAVEDMYRKIGQLMEQNDTLNVYLMTSNKEFEIIIGKRATHRRKLFNGYIETTYYQYWGKK, from the coding sequence ATGAAATTTAGTTTTTTAGCAAATACACCAATGGGGCTTGAACGTGTAGTAGCAAATGAAATAGAGGCTTTAGGCTACAAAACTACACTTGAAAATGGACGAGTTTTCTTTACTGGTGATGAAAAAACGATTGTTGAAACGAACTTAAAACTACGTACAGCTGAACGTATTCGTATTATTATTGGAGATTTTAATGTAACTACATTTGATGGTTTATTTGAAGCTGTTAAAGAACTACCGTGGTCAGACATATTAGGTCCAGACGCAGATTTTCCTGTCACAGGTAAATCCCATAAATCCACACTCTATTCCGTACCAGATGTACAAAGAATTACTAAAAAAGCAATTGTTGAACACTTAAAAGAAGCATTTAAGCTCGATGGTAAACTTCCTGAAACAGGCGCACGTTATAAAGTAGATATTAATATTTTAAAAGACCGAGCACTTCTTACTATCGATACGTCAGGAGATGGATTACATAAACGTGGGTATAGAGTCTCGCAAGGTGAAGCACCAATTAAAGAAACACTCGCAGCTGCAATGTTACAACTCGCAAACTATACAGGAAGTAATCCTTTAGTTGATCCATTTTGTGGTTCTGGAACAATTGCGATTGAAGCTGCGATGATTGCTAAAAATATTGCACCAGGGTCAAACCGCACATTTGATGCTGAGAATTGGGATATTATTCCGGAGGATATGTGGACAAGTCTAAGAAATAAATATGAAGAAGAAGCATTATACGATAAAGACGTTGAAGTTTATGCGAGTGATATCGACGGTAAAATGATTGAAGTTGCAAAAGAAAACGCTGAAGAAGTTGGATTATTAGAAGAAATTAAATTTACAGTTCAAGATGTCCACGATTTAAATGATATTAAAGATCATACGCAAATCGTTACAAATCCTCCATATGGTGAGCGTATTGGTGAAGCAAAAGCAGTGGAGGATATGTACCGTAAGATCGGACAATTAATGGAACAAAACGATACGTTAAACGTTTATTTAATGACGTCAAATAAAGAATTTGAAATTATTATTGGGAAGCGTGCGACACATAGAAGAAAATTATTTAACGGATATATTGAAACAACTTATTATCAGTACTGGGGTAAAAAGTAA